One window of the Camelus dromedarius isolate mCamDro1 chromosome 15, mCamDro1.pat, whole genome shotgun sequence genome contains the following:
- the CCDC142 gene encoding coiled-coil domain-containing protein 142 isoform X1 — translation MAQASRSGGLLSPLATVPSLRAQPGGAVEEQWQSERAGALRRDVRGRPGLPAAGSIPCLDPRPGGAPGGQPCWVAPADAGEHREAGAAAWGREPAAGGPIPPALQRLRAVFLRLHREREQLLQARDCARRLQAAVRLLRILSPGVPPASPSPGPLPQLCRDLLPHPSRGAVLRSGLEETLEPLLLARPIGLAAQRLEATIEMQLRALGRAPASPGLSSQLADLLLALPAYHQLQGKALSHVPGAARPFPPARVLRLLTGERGCLVAGWLNEALGVSGFRDQLRRRCHEERELLPGLLGLMEGVACPVSPGLGLGGAGALWSQYWTLLWAACAQSLDLNLGPWKDPREAAQQLKNALGQASLPQECEKELASLCHNLIHQSLLWSWDQGFCQALGSAGRDQSSLPSSSSTTELLQKLFPPLLDALRELRSGMLLWQPPGPAPLALGLCTLQTTLLWFWSRTQKHLAAWAPGSFLLLTLKDLPPLLREAEALSSLASEESLALEVEQQLGLEIRKLTAQVQLLPEESLGLFFQECHKQATQDFELYMPRGRYWRHRLCPELPSIPSEYAGLVVRRILEPVLQGLQGLPPQAQAPALSQALTAILGAWLNHILTHGIRFSLQGALQLRQDFAVVRELLEEEQWGLSPELRQTLLMLSIFQQLDGALLCLLQQPLPKTQVHRRPSCCCACNDILNTDLPSSSLNSLESLEPPLQPGAPRAQTAQLLSTLWGGGPSPEAYLVGNQQAWLALRQHQHPRWHLPFLSCLGTSSES, via the exons ATGGCCCAGGCGTCTCGCTCCGGTGGTCTTCTGTCTCCGCTCGCTACCGTGCCGTCGTTGCGGGCGCAGCCCGGGGGCGCTGTGGAGGAGCAGTGGCAGAGCGAGCGGGCGGGCGCTCTCCGCCGGGACGTTCGTGGCAGGCCGGGGCTGCCGGCTGCCGGGAGCATCCCCTGCCTGGACCCACGGCCCGGCggagctccaggagggcagccaTGCTGGGTGGCGCCGGCAGACGCAGGAGAGCACCGCGAGGCCGGCGCTGCGGCCTGGGGGCGGGAGCCGGCAGCTGGCGGCCCGATCCCGCCTGCGCTGCAGCGTCTCCGGGCGGTGTTCCTGCGGCTGCACCGGGAGCGAGAGCAGCTCCTCCAAGCCCGGGACTGCGCCCGCCGCCTCCAGGCAGCCGTGCGCCTCCTGAGGATCCTGAGTCCCGGCGTGCCAcccgccagccccagccccggccccttGCCTCAGCTGTGCCGCGACCTGCTGCCGCACCCTTCCAGAGGGGCAGTCCTGCGAAGCGGCCTTGAGGAGACCCTCGAGCCGCTCCTCCTGGCGCGCCCCATCGGACTAGCAGCCCAACGCCTGGAGGCTACAATCGAGATGCAGCTTCGGGCTCTGGGCCGGGCGCCCGCGAGCCCGGGCCTGTCGTCCCAACTCGCCGACCTGCTGCTGGCGCTTCCCGCCTACCACCAGCTGCAGGGAAAAGCCTTGAGCCACGTCCCAGGGGCCGCGCGCCCTTTTCCCCCGGCCCGTGTGCTCCGCCTCCTGACAGGGGAGCGGGGTTGCCTGGTAGCAGGTTGGCTGAATGAGGCGCTCGGGGTATCCGGCTTTCGGGACCAGCTCCGCAGGCGGTGCCACGAGGAGCGCGAGCTGCTGCCAGGGCTACTGGGCCTGATGGAGGGCGTGGCGTGTCCAGTCAGCCCTGGACTAGGGCTTGGCGGGGCTGGAGCCCTGTGGAGCCAGTACTGGACCCTGCTGTGGGCAGCCTGTGCGCAAAGTCTGGACCTAAATCTAGGACCCTGGAAGGACCCCAGGGAAGCGGCACAACAGCTGAAAAATGCACTGGGTCAGG CATCACTGCCTCAGGAGTGTGAGAAGGAGCTGGCGTCTTTGTGTCACAACCTAATTCATCAGTCTCTTCTCTGGAGCTGGGACCAAG GCTTCTGTCAGGCCTTGGGATCTGCTGGTAGAGATCAGAGCAGCCTTCCCTCATCCTCTAGTACCACTGAACTTCTGCAAaagctcttccctcctctcttagATGCCCTTCGAGAACTCAGATCAGGGATGCTCCTCTGGCAGCCTCCAG gtccTGCACCTCTTGCCTTGGGGCTCTGTACCCTGCAGACCACCTTGCTCTGGTTTTGGAGCAGAACTCAGAAGCACCTGGCAGCATGGGCCCCAGGTTCCTTCCTGCTCCTGACCCTGAAGGACCTACCT CCTCTATTGCGTGAGGCAGAAGCTCTGTCTAGCCTGGCTTCAGAGGAAAGCTTGGCCCTGGAGGTGGAGCAGCAGTTGGGCCTGGAGATCCGGAAGCTGACTGCACAGGTCCAG CTCCTACCAGAAGAGTCACTAGGTCTCTTTTTTCAAGAATGTCATAAACAAGCCACACAGGACTTCGAACTCTATATGCCACGGGGTCGGTACTGGCGGCATCGTCTCTGTCCTG AACTTCCCAGCATTCCTAGTGAGTATGCTGGGTTGGTGGTCCGCAGGATACTGGAGCCTGTGTTGCAAGGATTGCAAGGACTGCCACCCCaagcccaggcccctgccctcagccagGCGCTGACTGCCATCCTGGGTGCCTGGCTCAACCACATCCTCACCCATGGGATCCGGTTCag CCTGCAGGGGGCGCTGCAGCTCAGACAAGACTTTGCAGTGGTCCGGGAGTTGCTGGAGGAGGAGCAGTGGGGCCTGTCCCCAGAACTTCGCCAGACTCTGCTCATGCTCAGCATCTTCCAGCAGCTGGACGGGGCACTGCTGTGTCTATTGCAGCAGCCCTTGCCCAAGACTCAAGTCCACAGGAGGCCTTCCTGTTGCT GTGCATGTAATGACATCCTGAACACGGACCTGCCCAGCAGCAGCCTCAACAGCCTGGAGAGCTTGGAGCCTCCTCTTCAGCCTGGAGCACCCCGAGCCCAGACAGCTCAGCTGCTAAGCACACTATGGGGAGGAGGACCTAGCCCTGAGGCTTACCTGGTAGGAAATCAGCAGGCCTGGCTTGCCCTGAGGCAGCACCAGCACCCGCGCTGGCACTTACCTTTTCTTTCCTGCCTGGGAACCAGTTCTGAATCCTAA
- the CCDC142 gene encoding coiled-coil domain-containing protein 142 isoform X2: protein MAQASRSGGLLSPLATVPSLRAQPGGAVEEQWQSERAGALRRDVRGRPGLPAAGSIPCLDPRPGGAPGGQPCWVAPADAGEHREAGAAAWGREPAAGGPIPPALQRLRAVFLRLHREREQLLQARDCARRLQAAVRLLRILSPGVPPASPSPGPLPQLCRDLLPHPSRGAVLRSGLEETLEPLLLARPIGLAAQRLEATIEMQLRALGRAPASPGLSSQLADLLLALPAYHQLQGKALSHVPGAARPFPPARVLRLLTGERGCLVAGWLNEALGVSGFRDQLRRRCHEERELLPGLLGLMEGVACPVSPGLGLGGAGALWSQYWTLLWAACAQSLDLNLGPWKDPREAAQQLKNALGQASLPQECEKELASLCHNLIHQSLLWSWDQGFCQALGSAGRDQSSLPSSSSTTELLQKLFPPLLDALRELRSGMLLWQPPGPAPLALGLCTLQTTLLWFWSRTQKHLAAWAPGSFLLLTLKDLPPLLREAEALSSLASEESLALEVEQQLGLEIRKLTAQVQLLPEESLGLFFQECHKQATQDFELYMPRELPSIPSEYAGLVVRRILEPVLQGLQGLPPQAQAPALSQALTAILGAWLNHILTHGIRFSLQGALQLRQDFAVVRELLEEEQWGLSPELRQTLLMLSIFQQLDGALLCLLQQPLPKTQVHRRPSCCCACNDILNTDLPSSSLNSLESLEPPLQPGAPRAQTAQLLSTLWGGGPSPEAYLVGNQQAWLALRQHQHPRWHLPFLSCLGTSSES from the exons ATGGCCCAGGCGTCTCGCTCCGGTGGTCTTCTGTCTCCGCTCGCTACCGTGCCGTCGTTGCGGGCGCAGCCCGGGGGCGCTGTGGAGGAGCAGTGGCAGAGCGAGCGGGCGGGCGCTCTCCGCCGGGACGTTCGTGGCAGGCCGGGGCTGCCGGCTGCCGGGAGCATCCCCTGCCTGGACCCACGGCCCGGCggagctccaggagggcagccaTGCTGGGTGGCGCCGGCAGACGCAGGAGAGCACCGCGAGGCCGGCGCTGCGGCCTGGGGGCGGGAGCCGGCAGCTGGCGGCCCGATCCCGCCTGCGCTGCAGCGTCTCCGGGCGGTGTTCCTGCGGCTGCACCGGGAGCGAGAGCAGCTCCTCCAAGCCCGGGACTGCGCCCGCCGCCTCCAGGCAGCCGTGCGCCTCCTGAGGATCCTGAGTCCCGGCGTGCCAcccgccagccccagccccggccccttGCCTCAGCTGTGCCGCGACCTGCTGCCGCACCCTTCCAGAGGGGCAGTCCTGCGAAGCGGCCTTGAGGAGACCCTCGAGCCGCTCCTCCTGGCGCGCCCCATCGGACTAGCAGCCCAACGCCTGGAGGCTACAATCGAGATGCAGCTTCGGGCTCTGGGCCGGGCGCCCGCGAGCCCGGGCCTGTCGTCCCAACTCGCCGACCTGCTGCTGGCGCTTCCCGCCTACCACCAGCTGCAGGGAAAAGCCTTGAGCCACGTCCCAGGGGCCGCGCGCCCTTTTCCCCCGGCCCGTGTGCTCCGCCTCCTGACAGGGGAGCGGGGTTGCCTGGTAGCAGGTTGGCTGAATGAGGCGCTCGGGGTATCCGGCTTTCGGGACCAGCTCCGCAGGCGGTGCCACGAGGAGCGCGAGCTGCTGCCAGGGCTACTGGGCCTGATGGAGGGCGTGGCGTGTCCAGTCAGCCCTGGACTAGGGCTTGGCGGGGCTGGAGCCCTGTGGAGCCAGTACTGGACCCTGCTGTGGGCAGCCTGTGCGCAAAGTCTGGACCTAAATCTAGGACCCTGGAAGGACCCCAGGGAAGCGGCACAACAGCTGAAAAATGCACTGGGTCAGG CATCACTGCCTCAGGAGTGTGAGAAGGAGCTGGCGTCTTTGTGTCACAACCTAATTCATCAGTCTCTTCTCTGGAGCTGGGACCAAG GCTTCTGTCAGGCCTTGGGATCTGCTGGTAGAGATCAGAGCAGCCTTCCCTCATCCTCTAGTACCACTGAACTTCTGCAAaagctcttccctcctctcttagATGCCCTTCGAGAACTCAGATCAGGGATGCTCCTCTGGCAGCCTCCAG gtccTGCACCTCTTGCCTTGGGGCTCTGTACCCTGCAGACCACCTTGCTCTGGTTTTGGAGCAGAACTCAGAAGCACCTGGCAGCATGGGCCCCAGGTTCCTTCCTGCTCCTGACCCTGAAGGACCTACCT CCTCTATTGCGTGAGGCAGAAGCTCTGTCTAGCCTGGCTTCAGAGGAAAGCTTGGCCCTGGAGGTGGAGCAGCAGTTGGGCCTGGAGATCCGGAAGCTGACTGCACAGGTCCAG CTCCTACCAGAAGAGTCACTAGGTCTCTTTTTTCAAGAATGTCATAAACAAGCCACACAGGACTTCGAACTCTATATGCCACGGG AACTTCCCAGCATTCCTAGTGAGTATGCTGGGTTGGTGGTCCGCAGGATACTGGAGCCTGTGTTGCAAGGATTGCAAGGACTGCCACCCCaagcccaggcccctgccctcagccagGCGCTGACTGCCATCCTGGGTGCCTGGCTCAACCACATCCTCACCCATGGGATCCGGTTCag CCTGCAGGGGGCGCTGCAGCTCAGACAAGACTTTGCAGTGGTCCGGGAGTTGCTGGAGGAGGAGCAGTGGGGCCTGTCCCCAGAACTTCGCCAGACTCTGCTCATGCTCAGCATCTTCCAGCAGCTGGACGGGGCACTGCTGTGTCTATTGCAGCAGCCCTTGCCCAAGACTCAAGTCCACAGGAGGCCTTCCTGTTGCT GTGCATGTAATGACATCCTGAACACGGACCTGCCCAGCAGCAGCCTCAACAGCCTGGAGAGCTTGGAGCCTCCTCTTCAGCCTGGAGCACCCCGAGCCCAGACAGCTCAGCTGCTAAGCACACTATGGGGAGGAGGACCTAGCCCTGAGGCTTACCTGGTAGGAAATCAGCAGGCCTGGCTTGCCCTGAGGCAGCACCAGCACCCGCGCTGGCACTTACCTTTTCTTTCCTGCCTGGGAACCAGTTCTGAATCCTAA
- the CCDC142 gene encoding coiled-coil domain-containing protein 142 isoform X4 yields the protein MAQASRSGGLLSPLATVPSLRAQPGGAVEEQWQSERAGALRRDVRGRPGLPAAGSIPCLDPRPGGAPGGQPCWVAPADAGEHREAGAAAWGREPAAGGPIPPALQRLRAVFLRLHREREQLLQARDCARRLQAAVRLLRILSPGVPPASPSPGPLPQLCRDLLPHPSRGAVLRSGLEETLEPLLLARPIGLAAQRLEATIEMQLRALGRAPASPGLSSQLADLLLALPAYHQLQGKALSHVPGAARPFPPARVLRLLTGERGCLVAGWLNEALGVSGFRDQLRRRCHEERELLPGLLGLMEGVACPVSPGLGLGGAGALWSQYWTLLWAACAQSLDLNLGPWKDPREAAQQLKNALGQDALRELRSGMLLWQPPGPAPLALGLCTLQTTLLWFWSRTQKHLAAWAPGSFLLLTLKDLPPLLREAEALSSLASEESLALEVEQQLGLEIRKLTAQVQLLPEESLGLFFQECHKQATQDFELYMPRGRYWRHRLCPELPSIPSEYAGLVVRRILEPVLQGLQGLPPQAQAPALSQALTAILGAWLNHILTHGIRFSLQGALQLRQDFAVVRELLEEEQWGLSPELRQTLLMLSIFQQLDGALLCLLQQPLPKTQVHRRPSCCCACNDILNTDLPSSSLNSLESLEPPLQPGAPRAQTAQLLSTLWGGGPSPEAYLVGNQQAWLALRQHQHPRWHLPFLSCLGTSSES from the exons ATGGCCCAGGCGTCTCGCTCCGGTGGTCTTCTGTCTCCGCTCGCTACCGTGCCGTCGTTGCGGGCGCAGCCCGGGGGCGCTGTGGAGGAGCAGTGGCAGAGCGAGCGGGCGGGCGCTCTCCGCCGGGACGTTCGTGGCAGGCCGGGGCTGCCGGCTGCCGGGAGCATCCCCTGCCTGGACCCACGGCCCGGCggagctccaggagggcagccaTGCTGGGTGGCGCCGGCAGACGCAGGAGAGCACCGCGAGGCCGGCGCTGCGGCCTGGGGGCGGGAGCCGGCAGCTGGCGGCCCGATCCCGCCTGCGCTGCAGCGTCTCCGGGCGGTGTTCCTGCGGCTGCACCGGGAGCGAGAGCAGCTCCTCCAAGCCCGGGACTGCGCCCGCCGCCTCCAGGCAGCCGTGCGCCTCCTGAGGATCCTGAGTCCCGGCGTGCCAcccgccagccccagccccggccccttGCCTCAGCTGTGCCGCGACCTGCTGCCGCACCCTTCCAGAGGGGCAGTCCTGCGAAGCGGCCTTGAGGAGACCCTCGAGCCGCTCCTCCTGGCGCGCCCCATCGGACTAGCAGCCCAACGCCTGGAGGCTACAATCGAGATGCAGCTTCGGGCTCTGGGCCGGGCGCCCGCGAGCCCGGGCCTGTCGTCCCAACTCGCCGACCTGCTGCTGGCGCTTCCCGCCTACCACCAGCTGCAGGGAAAAGCCTTGAGCCACGTCCCAGGGGCCGCGCGCCCTTTTCCCCCGGCCCGTGTGCTCCGCCTCCTGACAGGGGAGCGGGGTTGCCTGGTAGCAGGTTGGCTGAATGAGGCGCTCGGGGTATCCGGCTTTCGGGACCAGCTCCGCAGGCGGTGCCACGAGGAGCGCGAGCTGCTGCCAGGGCTACTGGGCCTGATGGAGGGCGTGGCGTGTCCAGTCAGCCCTGGACTAGGGCTTGGCGGGGCTGGAGCCCTGTGGAGCCAGTACTGGACCCTGCTGTGGGCAGCCTGTGCGCAAAGTCTGGACCTAAATCTAGGACCCTGGAAGGACCCCAGGGAAGCGGCACAACAGCTGAAAAATGCACTGGGTCAGG ATGCCCTTCGAGAACTCAGATCAGGGATGCTCCTCTGGCAGCCTCCAG gtccTGCACCTCTTGCCTTGGGGCTCTGTACCCTGCAGACCACCTTGCTCTGGTTTTGGAGCAGAACTCAGAAGCACCTGGCAGCATGGGCCCCAGGTTCCTTCCTGCTCCTGACCCTGAAGGACCTACCT CCTCTATTGCGTGAGGCAGAAGCTCTGTCTAGCCTGGCTTCAGAGGAAAGCTTGGCCCTGGAGGTGGAGCAGCAGTTGGGCCTGGAGATCCGGAAGCTGACTGCACAGGTCCAG CTCCTACCAGAAGAGTCACTAGGTCTCTTTTTTCAAGAATGTCATAAACAAGCCACACAGGACTTCGAACTCTATATGCCACGGGGTCGGTACTGGCGGCATCGTCTCTGTCCTG AACTTCCCAGCATTCCTAGTGAGTATGCTGGGTTGGTGGTCCGCAGGATACTGGAGCCTGTGTTGCAAGGATTGCAAGGACTGCCACCCCaagcccaggcccctgccctcagccagGCGCTGACTGCCATCCTGGGTGCCTGGCTCAACCACATCCTCACCCATGGGATCCGGTTCag CCTGCAGGGGGCGCTGCAGCTCAGACAAGACTTTGCAGTGGTCCGGGAGTTGCTGGAGGAGGAGCAGTGGGGCCTGTCCCCAGAACTTCGCCAGACTCTGCTCATGCTCAGCATCTTCCAGCAGCTGGACGGGGCACTGCTGTGTCTATTGCAGCAGCCCTTGCCCAAGACTCAAGTCCACAGGAGGCCTTCCTGTTGCT GTGCATGTAATGACATCCTGAACACGGACCTGCCCAGCAGCAGCCTCAACAGCCTGGAGAGCTTGGAGCCTCCTCTTCAGCCTGGAGCACCCCGAGCCCAGACAGCTCAGCTGCTAAGCACACTATGGGGAGGAGGACCTAGCCCTGAGGCTTACCTGGTAGGAAATCAGCAGGCCTGGCTTGCCCTGAGGCAGCACCAGCACCCGCGCTGGCACTTACCTTTTCTTTCCTGCCTGGGAACCAGTTCTGAATCCTAA
- the CCDC142 gene encoding coiled-coil domain-containing protein 142 isoform X5 yields MAQASRSGGLLSPLATVPSLRAQPGGAVEEQWQSERAGALRRDVRGRPGLPAAGSIPCLDPRPGGAPGGQPCWVAPADAGEHREAGAAAWGREPAAGGPIPPALQRLRAVFLRLHREREQLLQARDCARRLQAAVRLLRILSPGVPPASPSPGPLPQLCRDLLPHPSRGAVLRSGLEETLEPLLLARPIGLAAQRLEATIEMQLRALGRAPASPGLSSQLADLLLALPAYHQLQGKALSHVPGAARPFPPARVLRLLTGERGCLVAGWLNEALGVSGFRDQLRRRCHEERELLPGLLGLMEGVACPVSPGLGLGGAGALWSQYWTLLWAACAQSLDLNLGPWKDPREAAQQLKNALGQASLPQECEKELASLCHNLIHQSLLWSWDQGFCQALGSAGRDQSSLPSSSSTTELLQKLFPPLLDALRELRSGMLLWQPPGPAPLALGLCTLQTTLLWFWSRTQKHLAAWAPGSFLLLTLKDLPPLLREAEALSSLASEESLALEVEQQLGLEIRKLTAQVQLLPEESLGLFFQECHKQATQDFELYMPRGRYWRHRLCPELPSIPSEYAGLVVRRILEPVLQGLQGLPPQAQAPALSQALTAILGAWLNHILTHGIRFSGPGVAGGGAVGPVPRTSPDSAHAQHLPAAGRGTAVSIAAALAQDSSPQEAFLLLCM; encoded by the exons ATGGCCCAGGCGTCTCGCTCCGGTGGTCTTCTGTCTCCGCTCGCTACCGTGCCGTCGTTGCGGGCGCAGCCCGGGGGCGCTGTGGAGGAGCAGTGGCAGAGCGAGCGGGCGGGCGCTCTCCGCCGGGACGTTCGTGGCAGGCCGGGGCTGCCGGCTGCCGGGAGCATCCCCTGCCTGGACCCACGGCCCGGCggagctccaggagggcagccaTGCTGGGTGGCGCCGGCAGACGCAGGAGAGCACCGCGAGGCCGGCGCTGCGGCCTGGGGGCGGGAGCCGGCAGCTGGCGGCCCGATCCCGCCTGCGCTGCAGCGTCTCCGGGCGGTGTTCCTGCGGCTGCACCGGGAGCGAGAGCAGCTCCTCCAAGCCCGGGACTGCGCCCGCCGCCTCCAGGCAGCCGTGCGCCTCCTGAGGATCCTGAGTCCCGGCGTGCCAcccgccagccccagccccggccccttGCCTCAGCTGTGCCGCGACCTGCTGCCGCACCCTTCCAGAGGGGCAGTCCTGCGAAGCGGCCTTGAGGAGACCCTCGAGCCGCTCCTCCTGGCGCGCCCCATCGGACTAGCAGCCCAACGCCTGGAGGCTACAATCGAGATGCAGCTTCGGGCTCTGGGCCGGGCGCCCGCGAGCCCGGGCCTGTCGTCCCAACTCGCCGACCTGCTGCTGGCGCTTCCCGCCTACCACCAGCTGCAGGGAAAAGCCTTGAGCCACGTCCCAGGGGCCGCGCGCCCTTTTCCCCCGGCCCGTGTGCTCCGCCTCCTGACAGGGGAGCGGGGTTGCCTGGTAGCAGGTTGGCTGAATGAGGCGCTCGGGGTATCCGGCTTTCGGGACCAGCTCCGCAGGCGGTGCCACGAGGAGCGCGAGCTGCTGCCAGGGCTACTGGGCCTGATGGAGGGCGTGGCGTGTCCAGTCAGCCCTGGACTAGGGCTTGGCGGGGCTGGAGCCCTGTGGAGCCAGTACTGGACCCTGCTGTGGGCAGCCTGTGCGCAAAGTCTGGACCTAAATCTAGGACCCTGGAAGGACCCCAGGGAAGCGGCACAACAGCTGAAAAATGCACTGGGTCAGG CATCACTGCCTCAGGAGTGTGAGAAGGAGCTGGCGTCTTTGTGTCACAACCTAATTCATCAGTCTCTTCTCTGGAGCTGGGACCAAG GCTTCTGTCAGGCCTTGGGATCTGCTGGTAGAGATCAGAGCAGCCTTCCCTCATCCTCTAGTACCACTGAACTTCTGCAAaagctcttccctcctctcttagATGCCCTTCGAGAACTCAGATCAGGGATGCTCCTCTGGCAGCCTCCAG gtccTGCACCTCTTGCCTTGGGGCTCTGTACCCTGCAGACCACCTTGCTCTGGTTTTGGAGCAGAACTCAGAAGCACCTGGCAGCATGGGCCCCAGGTTCCTTCCTGCTCCTGACCCTGAAGGACCTACCT CCTCTATTGCGTGAGGCAGAAGCTCTGTCTAGCCTGGCTTCAGAGGAAAGCTTGGCCCTGGAGGTGGAGCAGCAGTTGGGCCTGGAGATCCGGAAGCTGACTGCACAGGTCCAG CTCCTACCAGAAGAGTCACTAGGTCTCTTTTTTCAAGAATGTCATAAACAAGCCACACAGGACTTCGAACTCTATATGCCACGGGGTCGGTACTGGCGGCATCGTCTCTGTCCTG AACTTCCCAGCATTCCTAGTGAGTATGCTGGGTTGGTGGTCCGCAGGATACTGGAGCCTGTGTTGCAAGGATTGCAAGGACTGCCACCCCaagcccaggcccctgccctcagccagGCGCTGACTGCCATCCTGGGTGCCTGGCTCAACCACATCCTCACCCATGGGATCCGGTTCag TGGTCCGGGAGTTGCTGGAGGAGGAGCAGTGGGGCCTGTCCCCAGAACTTCGCCAGACTCTGCTCATGCTCAGCATCTTCCAGCAGCTGGACGGGGCACTGCTGTGTCTATTGCAGCAGCCCTTGCCCAAGACTCAAGTCCACAGGAGGCCTTCCTGTTGCT GTGCATGTAA
- the CCDC142 gene encoding coiled-coil domain-containing protein 142 isoform X3 gives MAQASRSGGLLSPLATVPSLRAQPGGAVEEQWQSERAGALRRDVRGRPGLPAAGSIPCLDPRPGGAPGGQPCWVAPADAGEHREAGAAAWGREPAAGGPIPPALQRLRAVFLRLHREREQLLQARDCARRLQAAVRLLRILSPGVPPASPSPGPLPQLCRDLLPHPSRGAVLRSGLEETLEPLLLARPIGLAAQRLEATIEMQLRALGRAPASPGLSSQLADLLLALPAYHQLQGKALSHVPGAARPFPPARVLRLLTGERGCLVAGWLNEALGVSGFRDQLRRRCHEERELLPGLLGLMEGVACPVSPGLGLGGAGALWSQYWTLLWAACAQSLDLNLGPWKDPREAAQQLKNALGQASLPQECEKELASLCHNLIHQSLLWSWDQDALRELRSGMLLWQPPGPAPLALGLCTLQTTLLWFWSRTQKHLAAWAPGSFLLLTLKDLPPLLREAEALSSLASEESLALEVEQQLGLEIRKLTAQVQLLPEESLGLFFQECHKQATQDFELYMPRGRYWRHRLCPELPSIPSEYAGLVVRRILEPVLQGLQGLPPQAQAPALSQALTAILGAWLNHILTHGIRFSLQGALQLRQDFAVVRELLEEEQWGLSPELRQTLLMLSIFQQLDGALLCLLQQPLPKTQVHRRPSCCCACNDILNTDLPSSSLNSLESLEPPLQPGAPRAQTAQLLSTLWGGGPSPEAYLVGNQQAWLALRQHQHPRWHLPFLSCLGTSSES, from the exons ATGGCCCAGGCGTCTCGCTCCGGTGGTCTTCTGTCTCCGCTCGCTACCGTGCCGTCGTTGCGGGCGCAGCCCGGGGGCGCTGTGGAGGAGCAGTGGCAGAGCGAGCGGGCGGGCGCTCTCCGCCGGGACGTTCGTGGCAGGCCGGGGCTGCCGGCTGCCGGGAGCATCCCCTGCCTGGACCCACGGCCCGGCggagctccaggagggcagccaTGCTGGGTGGCGCCGGCAGACGCAGGAGAGCACCGCGAGGCCGGCGCTGCGGCCTGGGGGCGGGAGCCGGCAGCTGGCGGCCCGATCCCGCCTGCGCTGCAGCGTCTCCGGGCGGTGTTCCTGCGGCTGCACCGGGAGCGAGAGCAGCTCCTCCAAGCCCGGGACTGCGCCCGCCGCCTCCAGGCAGCCGTGCGCCTCCTGAGGATCCTGAGTCCCGGCGTGCCAcccgccagccccagccccggccccttGCCTCAGCTGTGCCGCGACCTGCTGCCGCACCCTTCCAGAGGGGCAGTCCTGCGAAGCGGCCTTGAGGAGACCCTCGAGCCGCTCCTCCTGGCGCGCCCCATCGGACTAGCAGCCCAACGCCTGGAGGCTACAATCGAGATGCAGCTTCGGGCTCTGGGCCGGGCGCCCGCGAGCCCGGGCCTGTCGTCCCAACTCGCCGACCTGCTGCTGGCGCTTCCCGCCTACCACCAGCTGCAGGGAAAAGCCTTGAGCCACGTCCCAGGGGCCGCGCGCCCTTTTCCCCCGGCCCGTGTGCTCCGCCTCCTGACAGGGGAGCGGGGTTGCCTGGTAGCAGGTTGGCTGAATGAGGCGCTCGGGGTATCCGGCTTTCGGGACCAGCTCCGCAGGCGGTGCCACGAGGAGCGCGAGCTGCTGCCAGGGCTACTGGGCCTGATGGAGGGCGTGGCGTGTCCAGTCAGCCCTGGACTAGGGCTTGGCGGGGCTGGAGCCCTGTGGAGCCAGTACTGGACCCTGCTGTGGGCAGCCTGTGCGCAAAGTCTGGACCTAAATCTAGGACCCTGGAAGGACCCCAGGGAAGCGGCACAACAGCTGAAAAATGCACTGGGTCAGG CATCACTGCCTCAGGAGTGTGAGAAGGAGCTGGCGTCTTTGTGTCACAACCTAATTCATCAGTCTCTTCTCTGGAGCTGGGACCAAG ATGCCCTTCGAGAACTCAGATCAGGGATGCTCCTCTGGCAGCCTCCAG gtccTGCACCTCTTGCCTTGGGGCTCTGTACCCTGCAGACCACCTTGCTCTGGTTTTGGAGCAGAACTCAGAAGCACCTGGCAGCATGGGCCCCAGGTTCCTTCCTGCTCCTGACCCTGAAGGACCTACCT CCTCTATTGCGTGAGGCAGAAGCTCTGTCTAGCCTGGCTTCAGAGGAAAGCTTGGCCCTGGAGGTGGAGCAGCAGTTGGGCCTGGAGATCCGGAAGCTGACTGCACAGGTCCAG CTCCTACCAGAAGAGTCACTAGGTCTCTTTTTTCAAGAATGTCATAAACAAGCCACACAGGACTTCGAACTCTATATGCCACGGGGTCGGTACTGGCGGCATCGTCTCTGTCCTG AACTTCCCAGCATTCCTAGTGAGTATGCTGGGTTGGTGGTCCGCAGGATACTGGAGCCTGTGTTGCAAGGATTGCAAGGACTGCCACCCCaagcccaggcccctgccctcagccagGCGCTGACTGCCATCCTGGGTGCCTGGCTCAACCACATCCTCACCCATGGGATCCGGTTCag CCTGCAGGGGGCGCTGCAGCTCAGACAAGACTTTGCAGTGGTCCGGGAGTTGCTGGAGGAGGAGCAGTGGGGCCTGTCCCCAGAACTTCGCCAGACTCTGCTCATGCTCAGCATCTTCCAGCAGCTGGACGGGGCACTGCTGTGTCTATTGCAGCAGCCCTTGCCCAAGACTCAAGTCCACAGGAGGCCTTCCTGTTGCT GTGCATGTAATGACATCCTGAACACGGACCTGCCCAGCAGCAGCCTCAACAGCCTGGAGAGCTTGGAGCCTCCTCTTCAGCCTGGAGCACCCCGAGCCCAGACAGCTCAGCTGCTAAGCACACTATGGGGAGGAGGACCTAGCCCTGAGGCTTACCTGGTAGGAAATCAGCAGGCCTGGCTTGCCCTGAGGCAGCACCAGCACCCGCGCTGGCACTTACCTTTTCTTTCCTGCCTGGGAACCAGTTCTGAATCCTAA